From a single Rutidosis leptorrhynchoides isolate AG116_Rl617_1_P2 chromosome 5, CSIRO_AGI_Rlap_v1, whole genome shotgun sequence genomic region:
- the LOC139850682 gene encoding uncharacterized protein, producing the protein MMMVLSFMITMFLQHFVHSATLVVDGVSEWKNPIVQVGDSVIFRHKYNYNLYIFKNRRAFNLCNFTESTLLTPTGPTFTWHPSRLGSFYFAFKNNSTKVCDDNQKLAIQVSSSVTPESASPPVPQPPKRTSSPSPAPSPSISGGSHSTIVSSTPPPMSSSGGIGGGGDIVASSPSYPWPNLPQQETSPSPSPMNAIFPSDGPNGQPRKGGSLQFINSNPAVPLPTGEVDSATIHPPTSSGYDRIQDVGFVKAFWYCVVLIVVLL; encoded by the exons ATGATGATGGTTTTAAGTTTCATGATCACTATGTTTTTGCAACATTTTGTTCATTCTGCAACTCTTGTTGTTGATGGTGTTTCTGAATGGAAGAACCCTATTGTTCAAGTTGGTGACTCTGTTA tattCAGGCACAAATACAACTACAATTTGTACATTTTCAAGAACAGAAGAGCCTTCAACTTGTGCAACTTCACGGAATCCACACTTCTTACTCCTACAGGCCCCACATTTACA TGGCATCCTTCACGGCTCGGTTCCTTCTACTTCGCGTTCAAAAACAACTCAACAAAAGTTTGCGATGATAACCAAAAGCTCGCGATACAAGTTTCCTCCTCAGTCACACCAGAATCCGCATCTCCACCTGTACCTCAACCACCAAAGCggacatcatcaccatcaccagcACCATCTCCGTCCATATCTGGCGGTAGTCACAGTACTATCGTGTCCTCAACCCCACCACCAATGAGCTCTAGTGGCGGTATTGGTGGTGGTGGAGATATTGTAGCGTCGTCTCCATCTTACCCGTGGCCTAATCTTCCACAACAAGAAACATCACCAAGCCCATCTCCAATGAATGCCATTTTCCCATCGGATGGTCCTAACGGTCAACCTAGAAAAGGCGGATCTTTACAGTTTATAAATAGCAATCCGGCTGTCCCGTTGCCAACTGGTGAAGTTGATTCCGCAACCATTCACCCTCCAACCAGTTCGGGCTACGATAGAATACAG GATGTGGGGTTTGTTAAAGCTTTTTGGTATTGTGTGGTTTTGATAGTGGTGTTACTATGA
- the LOC139848451 gene encoding uncharacterized protein, which yields MALKFDPKLMKVADEFADFDLLKPKSQPGPEFQSQETESNYIITVYLEGYRRTNINVERTEDGSRIIIKGGKPFQDMLNVAGKVVKKHVEMRGFQKSFRVPQGVVLNKIHARFDENDSKLVIRMPKATKGLIGAKIEELETEEIRTKSTKPIHVYTNEEISEQEDQKAENDNVQDVTNESQKEEVSPDREQPKSPRRRFKICTPAIFGSAFLVTLIVLVIHLVQTEKPVKQQKNKDQD from the exons ATGGCACTCAAATTTGATCCGAAACTCATGAAAGTTGCTGATGAGTTTGCCGATTTTGACCTTTTAAAGCCAAAGAGCCAACCTGGTCCCGAATTTCAGAGTCAAGAAACGGAATCTAACTACATTATAACCGTTTACCTCGAAG GGTATAGACGAACGAATATAAACGTTGAGAGAACCGAAGATGGGAGTCGAATCATAATAAAAGGAGGAAAACCCTTTCAAGATATGTTGAATGTTGCAGGAAAAGTAGTAAAGAAACATGTTGAGATGAGGGGATTTCAGAAATCATTTAGGGTCCCACAAGGAGTGGTGTTGAACAAAATCCATGCTAGGTTCGATGAAAACGACTCGAAGCTCGTAATACGAATGCCAAAAGCGACGAAAGGACTCATTGGGGCTAAAATTGAAGAGTTGGAAACAGAAGAAATTAGGACAAAATCAACTAAACCGATACATGTTTATACTAATGAAGAGATATCAGAACAAGAAGATCAAAAGGCTGAAAATGATAATGTTCAAGATGTTACAAACGAATCGCAAAAAGAGGAAGTTAGCCCTGATAGGGAACAACCAAAATCACCTCGAAGGAGGTTCAAGATATGTACTCCGGCCATATTTGGTTCGGCATTTTTAGTGACTCTTATCGTGTTGGTTATTCACTTGGTCCAAACCGAAAAACCAGTAAAGCAACAAAAGAATAAAGATCAAGATTAG
- the LOC139848452 gene encoding protein BYPASS1-LIKE-like has protein sequence MEIDCHGSSSPYVTRIRRTILCQKRNPVVHSIGNQTLKQIAQEKELEAFQKLVTQKLHNLSLVDSNELLSVSWISKLLDAFIRIQEQFTIIISNNKSFLAKQPMEKPFSDYFERSVKALDVCNAIRDGIEQMREWKNQVETVLCVLGNQRFVGVAEIRRAKRALKDLDIKETNLAQRNRSFNQKEMQHEKSLLFRASRSLSWSVSIPWSVSKQLQAIGSNIVVPKSSEILATNGLVLAFYTMSHVLSFVMWALLAVLPCQDFGGLHTHVNTPKVFAWWVPLHSLQERIMVEYKKRDIRNSHGLLKETQVIEMYACYMNRFIDWIRFPLMEEHEKEMKQRIEELRTVYDSLKNELDPFERQVKEVFHLIVRCRVEGLGSISRRNSF, from the coding sequence ATGGAAATAGATTGCCATGGATCATCATCTCCATATGTCACTCGAATTCGACGTACAATTCTTTGTCAGAAACGTAATCCAGTTGTTCATTCAATTGGCAATCAAACCCTGAAACAAATTGCTCAAGAAAAGGAGCTTGAGGCTTTTCAAAAACTGGTAACTCAAAAGCTTCATAATTTATCATTAGTTGACTCCAATGAACTTTTGTCCGTTTCATGGATTTCGAAGCTTTTGGACGCATTCATTCGTATTCAAGAACAGTTTACAATTATAATATCAAACAACAAATCTTTCTTAGCCAAACAACCAATGGAGAAACCGTTTTCGGATTATTTTGAAAGGAGTGTAAAAGCTTTAGATGTTTGTAATGCAATTAGAGATGGTATTGAACAAATGAGGGAATGGAAAAATCAAGTAGAGACTGTTTTATGTGTTTTAGGGAATCAAAGATTTGTTGGTGTAGCCGAAATTCGAAGGGCGAAAAGGGCTTTAAAGGATTTGGACATTAAAGAAACGAATCTTGCTCAAAGAAACCGATCTTTCAATCAAAAAGAAATGCAACATGAAAAAAGTTTACTTTTTAGGGCTTCAAGATCATTGTCTTGGAGTGTTTCGATACCTTGGTCAGTGTCGAAACAACTCCAAGCAATTGGAAGCAACATTGTCGTACCAAAAAGTAGCGAGATTTTAGCCACGAACGGGCTGGTTTTGGCTTTTTACACAATGAGCCATGTGTTATCTTTTGTAATGTGGGCTTTATTAGCTGTGCTCCCTTGTCAAGATTTCGGCGGCTTGCACACTCATGTCAACACTCCTAAAGTTTTCGCTTGGTGGGTCCCACTACATTCGCTCCAAGAAAGAATCATGGTGGAATATAAGAAGAGGGACATAAGAAATTCTCATGGATTATTAAAGGAGACTCAAGTTATTGAAATGTATGCTTGTTATATGAACAGATTTATTGATTGGATTCGGTTTCCATTAATGGAAGAACATGAAAAAGAAATGAAGCAAAGAATTGAAGAACTGAGAACCGTTTATGATTCTTTAAAGAATGAATTGGATCCATTCGAGAGGCAAGTGAAGGAAGTTTTTCATCTAATCGTTCGATGTAGAGTTGAAGGGCTCGGTTCCATCTCAAGACGCAACTCATTTTAA